From a region of the Alnus glutinosa chromosome 1, dhAlnGlut1.1, whole genome shotgun sequence genome:
- the LOC133866257 gene encoding protein trichome birefringence-like 2, which yields MDVKKLPFPEQLLWRRRKVVSGFGLGVGVSLVVLVALFLNKSLKIPPAVPLSQGLDSVGDNSSFAERPLPYSNTADSSSSSNSSFDSSTNATSELQNNVDLMRGSEKGIASYKNHEANVSGITESEDLKEANGEGKGSEETHLGNYTESVKNGGFSAEEANGPVVAKTGDSLGSDGGVVLEKTDSENFSETLKNGSVIGQERNVIRNFSLSGKDVDSEEGKSTRDSSICNNGTESNNVGNFSYNEGLDKASSREQKASEANHQGNLDEQNKIIISNYGSHEACDIFDGRWVRDDSKPYYPAGSCPYIDKDFDCHLHGRSDDGYLKWRWQPNGCDIPSFNATDFLERLSGKRLVFVGDSLNRNQWESMVCILRHSVRNKARVHEISGKREFKKKGFYAFRFEDYNCSVDFVSSPFLVRESSFKGRNGSMETLRLDLMDRTTSMYHDADVIVFNTGHWWTHEKTSRGEDYYQEGNHVHPRLKVLEAYKRALTTWARWIDKSIDVNRTQVFFRGYSVTHFRGGQWNSGGQCHKEAEPIFNETYLAKYPSKMRALEHVLWEMRSPVVYLNISRLTDYRKDGHPSVYRMQYKTVEEQIAAERSQDCSHWCLPGVPDTWNELLYASLLQIGKGSWKT from the exons ATGGATGTGAAGAAACTGCCTTTTCCGGAGCAGCTTCTGTGGCGAAGAAGAAAGGTAGTTTCTGGGTTTGGTTTGGGGGTTGGAGTTTCTCTCGTTGTTCTTGTTGCACTCTTCCTGAACAAGTCGTTGAAGATTCCCCCCGCAGTGCCTTTGTCGCAAGGGTTAGATAGTGTCGGTGATAATTCATCGTTTGCGGAAAGGCCATTGCCATATTCAAATACTGctgactcttcttcttcttctaattctTCTTTTGATAGTAGTACCAATGCTACTTCAGAGTTGCAGAACAATGTGGATTTGATGCGAGGGAGTGAAAAGGGAATTGCGTCTTACAAAAACCATGAAGCGAATGTTTCAGGAATCACTGAAAGTGAAGATCTCAAGGAGGCCAATGGGGAAGGGAAGGGCTCGGAGGAGACCCATTTGGGGAATTACACTGAGAGTGTAAAAAATGGAGGCTTTTCTGCTGAAGAAGCAAATGGGCCAGTAGTTGCTAAGACGGGCGATTCTCTGGGTTCTGATGGAGGAGTGGTTTTAGAGAAGACCGATTCTGAAAATTTCTCCGAGACCCTGAAAAATGGAAGCGTGATTGGTCAAGAAAGAAATGTTATTCGGAATTTCAGCCTTTCCGGCAAAGATGTGGATTCAGAGGAAGGGAAATCTACAAGGGATTCAAGTATTTGCAATAATGGCACAGAAAGTAACAACGTGGGCAATTTTTCATATAATGAAGGGCTCGATAAAGCTTCTAGTAGAGAACAAAAGGCTTCCGAGGCAAATCATCAAGGGAATTTGGATGagcaaaacaaaatcataatttCAAATTATGGTTCTCATGAGGCATGTGACATCTTTGACGGTAGATGGGTCAGAGATGATTCAAAGCCTTACTATCCTGCTGGTTCTTGCCCTTACATTGATAAGGATTTTGATTGTCACCTTCATGGGAGGTCAGATGATGGatatttgaaatggagatggCAGCCAAATGGGTGCGACATCCCAAG TTTTAATGCAACTGATTTTCTGGAGAGGTTGAGTGGAAAGAGGCTGGTTTTTGTGGGAGATTCACTGAATAGGAACCAGTGGGAATCTATGGTGTGTATACTCCGCCATAGTGTCAGAAACAAGGCTAGAGTTCATGAGATATCAGGAAAGAGGGAATTCAAGAAGAAGGGTTTTTATGCTTTCAGATTTGAG GACTATAATTGTTCCGTGGATTTTGTTAGTTCTCCATTCCTTGTTAGAGAATCATCTTTCAAAGGTAGAAATGGGTCGATGGAGACATTAAGATTGGATTTGATGGACCGGACAACTTCTATGTATCATGATGCCGATGTCATAGTCTTCAATACAGGTCATTGGTGGACCCACGAGAAGACATCAAGAGG AGAAGACTATTACCAAGAAGGCAACCATGTGCACCCAAGACTAAAAGTTCTGGAAGCATACAAGAGGGCTCTCACCACTTGGGCCAGATGGATTGACAAGAGCATTGATGTCAACCGAACTCAGGTTTTCTTCAGAGGATATTCAGTTACCCATTTCAG AGGAGGCCAATGGAACTCGGGAGGACAGTGCCACAAAGAAGCTGAACCAATCTTTAATGAAACTTACTTAGCAAAGTACCCTTCAAAAATGAGAGCTCTAGAACATGTGCTTTGGGAAATGAGATCTCCTGTGGTTTATTTAAACATAAGTAGGCTCACAGATTACAGAAAAGATGGACATCCTTCTGTATACAGAATGCAATACAAGACAGTGGAGGAACAGATTGCCGCCGAGCGATCTCAAGATTGCAGCCATTGGTGCTTACCAGGAGTACCAGATACTTGGAATGAATTGCTATATGCTTCTCTGTTACAGATTGGAAAGGGATCTTGGAAAACCTGA
- the LOC133866263 gene encoding protein NSP-INTERACTING KINASE 3 yields MESSFIFWKVGLLVLALMGTSSATLSPTGINYEVVALMAIKNDLFDPHNVLENWDINSVDPCSWRMVTCSPDGYVSALGLPSQSLSGTLSPGIGNLSNLQSVLLQNNAISGLIPATIGKLEKLLTLDLSNNAFSGEIPSSLGDLKNLNYLRLNNNSLTGSCPESLSTIEGLTLVDLSFNNLSGSLPKISARTFKFNGNPLICGAKADNNCSAVIPEPLSFPPDAIKDQSDTGSKGQHVAMAFGASFGAVFVIILLVGLIVWWRYRHNQQIFFDVNDQYDPDVCLGHLKRYTFKELRASTDHFNSKNILGRGGFGIVYKGCLNNGTAVAVKRLKDFNAAAGEIQFQTEVEMISLAVHRNLLRLFGFCTTENERLLVYPYMPNGSVASRLRDHIHGRPALDWTRRKRIALGTARGLVYLHEQCDPKIIHRDVKAANILLDEDFEAVVGDFGLAKLLDHRDSHVTTAVRGTVGHIAPEYLSTGQSSEKTDVFGFGILLLELVTGQKALDFGRAANQKGVMLDWVKKLHQDGKLSQMVDKDLKGNFDRVELEEIVRVALLCTQFNPSHRPKMSEVLKMLEGDGLAEKWEASQKVETPRFRSFENPPQRYSDFIEESSLVVEAMELSGPR; encoded by the exons ATGGAAAGTAGTTTCATCTTCTGGAAAGTGGGTCTGTTGGTTTTGGCATTGATGGGGACTTCTTCTGCTACTCTTTCTCCAACTGGTATAAACTATGAAG TTGTAGCTCTGATGGCCATAAAGAATGATCTTTTTGACCCACATAATGTTCTGGAGAATTGGGATATTAATTCTGTAGATCCCTGTAGCTGGAGGATGGTTACTTGTTCCCCGGACGGCTATGTTTCTGCTTT GGGACTGCCTAGCCAGAGCTTGTCTGGTACCTTATCACCAGGGATTGGAAACCTCAGTAACTTGCAATCTGT GTTGCTACAGAACAATGCCATTTCAGGTCTGATTCCTGCTACCATAGGAAAGTTGGAAAAGCTTCTGACTCTTGATCTCTCCAACAATGCATTCAGTGGGGAGATACCTAGTTCCTTGGGGGACCTCAAAAACCTGAATTATTT GAGGTTAAACAACAACAGCCTTACAGGATCCTGTCCCGAGTCTCTGTCCACTATCGAAGGTCTCACCCTCGT GGATCTTTCTTTTAACAATCTCAGTGGTTCCTTGCCAAAAATATCAGCAAGAACTTTCAA ATTTAACGGTAACCCTTTAATTTGTGGGGCAAAGGCTGACAACAATTGTTCGGCTGTCATTCCAGAGCCACTGTCCTTCCCACCAGATGCTATAAAAG ATCAATCAGACACTGGAAGTAAAGGCCAGCATGTGGCTATGGCTTTTGGTGCAAGTTTTGGTGCGGTTTTTGTCATAATTCTTCTTGTTGGGTTAATTGTTTGGTGGCGGTACAGACACAACCAGCAGATTTTCTTTGATGTCAATG ATCAATATGACCCAGATGTATGCCTGGGCCATTTGAAAAGGTATACATTTAAGGAGCTCCGGGCTTCAACCGATCACTTCAACTCAAAGAACATTCTAGGGAGAGGTGGTTTTGGGATTGTATACAAGGGATGCTTGAATAACGGAACTGCGGTGGCCGTTAAAAGGCTGAAGGACTTTAATGCTGCTGCTGGGGAAATTCAATTTCAGACAGAAGTTGAGATGATCAGTTTGGCTGTCCATCGGAATCTTCTCAGGCTTTTTGGGTTTTGCACAACTGAGAATGAACGTCTTCTTGTTTACCCCTATATGCCCAATGGAAGTGTGGCCTCTAGGCTAAGAG atCATATTCATGGCCGGCCGGCTTTAGACTGGACAAGGCGGAAGAGAATAGCTTTAGGTACGGCAAGGGGGCTAGTATATCTGCATGAGCAATGTGACCCCAAAATTATCCACCGTGATGTCAAAGCAGCCAATATTTTGTTGGATGAAGATTTTGAGGCAGTTGTTGGAGATTTTGGGTTGGCAAAGCTTTTAGATCATAGAGATTCTCATGTGACCACAGCCGTGCGTGGCACCGTTGGCCACATTGCTCCAGAGTACTTGTCAACAGGTCAGTCATCAGAAAAGACTGATGTGTTTGGGTTTGGGATTTTGCTCCTAGAGCTGGTCACTGGTCAGAAAGCTCTAGATTTTGGAAGAGCAGCAAACCAGAAAGGCGTAATGCTTGATTGG GTTAAAAAGCTTCATCAGGATGGAAAGTTAAGTCAAATGGTGGACAAGGATCTAAAGGGAAATTTTGACAGGGTTGAGTTGGAAGAAATTGTTCGGGTTGCCCTTTTATGTACTCAATTTAATCCTTCTCACCGCCCCAAAATGTCTGAAGTATTAAAAATGTTGGAAGGAGATGGGTTAGCTGAGAAATGGGAGGCTTCACAGAAGGTTGAGACGCCAAGGTTTAGATCTTTTGAAAACCCTCCTCAAAGATACTCAGATTTTATAGAAGAATCTTCACTTGTGGTAGAAGCAATGGAGCTTTCTGGCCCTAGgtga